Proteins from one Impatiens glandulifera chromosome 2, dImpGla2.1, whole genome shotgun sequence genomic window:
- the LOC124927694 gene encoding uncharacterized protein LOC124927694: MYVDWGPVVVAVGLFILLSPGLLFQLPARTRVVEFGNMYTSGISILIHAILYFCVYTILVVAIGIHIHTHV, encoded by the coding sequence ATGTATGTTGATTGGGGGCCTGTGGTGGTTGCGGTTGGATTATTCATACTTCTATCGCCGGGATTGCTCTTCCAGTTGCCAGCAAGAACCAGGGTCGTCGAGTTTGGCAACATGTATACTAGCGGAATATCCATCTTGATTCACGCCATTCTCTACTTTTGTGTTTACACCATCCTCGTTGTTGCAATCGGCATTCATATTCATACCCATGTTTAA
- the LOC124925928 gene encoding mannan endo-1,4-beta-mannosidase 6: protein MFGLKIVILLIVVVVWTERVTSTYSGIGGVKAMGEQQMENEISYIHSQAAGTFEEEEQKIGDGGGSWTMVQRKGKQFVLNGGGQPFYINGFNTYWLMVFAADLSTRGKISETFQQASSLGLTVCRTWAFNDGQWRALQKSPSVYDEQVFQALDFVVNEAKKYKIRLILSLVNNWEAYGGKAQYVKWGREIGGLNNLTSDDDFFSHPTLKAYYKSHVKTVLNRVNSVNNITYKDDPTIFAWELMNEARCTSDPSGDKLQAWIEEMAVYVKSIDPKHLVEIGVEGFYGLTNPNRADQVNPNAYAKQVGTDFIRNHQVLGIDFASVHIYSDSWISQSISDEHLRFVKSWMQSHIEDAENLLGGMPVVFSEFGISRKDVGYNSSFRDTFLSTVYKNILDSAKAGGPGAGALLWQLFPEGTDYMDDGYAIIPSASQSVSNVISLHSTKLNTFNSFCSWKCHWGCRKKKNNNNFMPFPNNIAVDEHEF from the exons ATGTTTGGATTGAAAATAGTTATCCTCCTGATCGTAGTAGTAGTATGGACAGAAAGAGTGACGTCGACATACTCTGGCATTGGTGGTGTCAAGGCCATGGGGGAGCAGCAGATGGAGAATGAGATCAGTTATATTCATAGTCAAGCTGCAGG GACATTTGAGGAGGAGGAACAGAAGATAGGGGATGGCGGTGGAAGCTGGACAATGGTGCAGAGGAAAGGAAAACAGTTTGTGTTGAATGGCGGGGGACAACCTTTCTACATTAATGGGTTTAACACTTATTGGCTGATGGTATTTGCAGCTGATTTATCCACTAGAGGGAAGATCAGTGAGACATTTCAGCAGGCATCTTCTTTGGGTCTAACCGTATGTAGGACTTGGGCTTTCAATGATGGACAATGGAGGGCTCTTCAGAAATCACCATCTGTTTATGATGAACAAGTCTTCCAAGCATTAGATTTTGTAGTGAATGAagcaaaaaaatataagataaggCTGATATTGTCATTAGTCAACAACTGGGAAGCATATGGGGGGAAAGCACAATATGTTAAATGGGGTAGAGAGATTGGTGGCCttaataatttaacttcagATGACGATTTCTTCTCACATCCAACACTCAAAGCCTACTACAAATCCCATGTCAAG ACGGTTCTTAATAGAGTGAATTCAGTGAATAACATCACTTATAAAGATGATCCTACAATCTTCGCTTGGGAACTAATGAATGAGGCACGCTGTACCTCAGACCCCTCTGGAGATAAACTACAG gcatGGATAGAAGAAATGGCAGTATATGTGAAAAGTATTGATCCAAAACACTTGGTTGAGATCGGAGTTGAAGGGTTCTATGGTCTTACAAATCCCAACAGGGCTGATCAGGTCAACCCAAATGCATACGCTAAACAAGTTGGAACAGACTTCATAAGGAACCACCAGGTTCTTGGCATTGATTTTGCCTCGGTTCATATTTATTCCGACTCTTG GATTTCTCAATCAATTAGTGATGAACACCTCCGGTTCGTCAAATCATGGATGCAAAGTCACATTGAGGATGCAGAGAATCTCCTCGGGGGAATGCCAGTGGTGTTCAGTGAGTTTGGAATATCGAGAAAGGATGTTGGTTACAACTCCTCTTTCAGAGACACTTTTTTGAGCACTGTTTATAAGAACATCTTGGATTCTGCAAAGGCCGGAGGCCCTGGGGCTGGGGCTCTTCTTTGGCAGCTCTTCCCGGAGGGTACAGACTACATGGATGATGGCTATGCGATCATCCCTTCTGCCTCTCAATCTGTCTCAAATGTCATCTCTCTTCATTCAACAAAGCTCAACACCTTCAATTCTTTTTGTTCCTGGAAATGCCATTGGGGCtgcaggaagaagaagaacaacaacaacTTCATGCCTTTTCCCAATAATATTGCTGTTGATGAACATGAGTTTTAA
- the LOC124928124 gene encoding uncharacterized protein LOC124928124, with protein MEDREKVQDFSSRVSTIVNQIKSNEDEIKDKKVVEKHMSKELIALVLLELIKPSNPSKYQKRFQEFITTNLEKKEDCYFKCKRCKIPNHSQRDYRFQNQEKKEDDAKFVKEDYDVMFVSLNGEEKSKSRWYLDSSVSNHMTSNKDMFVELNSDITSTIVLGDGSYQDAKEKGTIVVPTSGGNKKFITDVLYVPNISYNLLSIGQLI; from the exons ATGGAGGATCGAGAAAAGGTACAAGATTTTTCTTCTCGTGTTTCCACTattgtcaatcaaataaaaagcaacgaagatgaaatcaaagataaAAAGGTTGTTGAAAAG CACATGAGCAAAGAATTAATCGCTCTTGTACTCCTTGAACTGATCAAGCCTTCAAATCCAAGCAAGTACCAGAAGCGTTTTCAAGAATTCATCACAACAAATTTG gagaagaaagaagattgTTATTTCAAATGCAAAAGATGCAAAATCCCTAATCATTCTCAAAGGGATTATCGATTTCAAAAtcaggagaagaaagaagatgatgcaAAATTTGTGAAAGAAGATTATGACGTTATGTTTGTTTCTCTAAATGGTGAAGAGAAGTCAAAAAGTcgatggtatcttgatagcagTGTTAGCAACCATATGACAAGCAATAAAGATATGTTTGTGGAGCTCAACTCGGACATTACTTCAACCATTGTTCTTGGAGATGGTTCTTATCAAGATGCGAAAGAAAAAGGAACAATTGTTGTTCCAACTTCGGGAGGTAACAAAAAGTTTATCACGGATGTTCTATATGTccctaatatttcatataatcttCTTAGTATTGGACAACTTATTTAG